In Williamwhitmania taraxaci, the genomic window TTGATAGAGAAGCTAAATGGTGGAATGCCTCCGGTAACATTCACGGTAATCGATCCGGTATTGGCTCCATTACAGGTAGTAACGTCTTGCCAAGTTCCACCATCGGTGCCAATGGCTGCCGGTTGTAGTATTTTGGCGATGGCAGCTGCGGTAGTACAACCGTTGGCATCTTTTACCTTTAGCGAATATGTTCCTGCGGCTAGCCCGGTGAAATCGGGGAGAAGTTTCCATGAAGTAGGTGTTCCTCCAAGTATTGAATATTGATAGGGAGGTGTACCTCCAGCAGCAGTAAAGTGAATTTCACCGTTAAGGCTTCCGTTACACGTTAAGTCCTTGGTAGTATTAGTAAAGGTTACTTGTGTAGGCTGCGTAACAGTTAAGAGGCTTCCGTTCTTGGTACATCCTTGGCTGTCCTTAACAATCACTTGATAAGAGCCGGCACCAATATTTAGGAACGATCCGGTGGCTTGGAATGATGTTCCTCCATTAATCGAGTAGGTAAGTGCACCCGATCCACCGCTGGCAGTTAGAGTTATGCTACCGTTGGTATTGCCAAAGCATCCGGTTACGTTTACTACCACCTCGGAGGTAATGTTAATGCCCGCCGGTTGGGTAAGTGTTACGGGTATGTTAAAAGTACAACCGTTTGCATCTTTTACAATAACGGTGTGCGCCGTTCCCGCAAGATTGGTGAAAGTTGCTGTAGCACCAAATGTGCCACCATCTATATTATAGGTATAGGGTGCTGTGCCTCCAGATGCAGTAACGGTTACCGCTCCATCGTTGCCACCATTACAGGTAAGGTTGGTTTGAGAGGTAATTGATCCGGTAAGGGATGCTGCTGGCTGTATTATGGTAACTGAAACATCAAATGTACAACTATTGGCATCTTTTACAGTAATCGTATAAGCACCAGCTGTCAGTGTTCCAAAGGTCCCACTTGCTTGGTATGCACCGCCGTTAATACTGTATTGGTAAGGCAATGAACCGCCTGCTCCTGCAACAGTTACAGCTCCGTCGTTTCCACCAAAGCAATTTATGTTGGTTTGAGTTGTAATGCTTCCTGTAACAGCAGAAACTGGTTGCGTTATAGTGATCGCTACATCATTGGTACATAAGTTTGCATCTTTAACAGTAACAGTATAGCTACCTGCGGTTAAGGTTCCAAATGTCCCACTAGCCTGATAACTGCCGCCATCAAGGCTGTATTGATATGGTGCAGTACCTCCGACACCTGTTACGGTTACTGTCCCGTTATTTCCACCGTTACAACTTACATTAGTTTGTGCGGTTATGGTTCCCGAAAGCGCCAATGCTGGTTGGGTGATCGTTATTGGTACCAAAGCCAAACATCCATTAGCATCCTTTACGGTTACAGTATAACCGCCGGCTGCCAAGTTGGTAAAGGTATTGGTAGCAGCATAGGCTCCTCCTTGAAAACTATATTGATATGGTAATGTTCCATTTACACCAGTAATGGTAACCGATCCACTCAAACTTCCAAAACAGAGGACGTTGGTTTGCGATGAGATACTACCCGTAAGTGCATTTGCAGGTTGGGTAATTGTAACGGGAACAATAAAAGTACACCCATTAGCATCCTTTACTGTAATAGTGTATGGTCCAGATGTTAAGGTAGAATAAGTGCCACTTGCTTGGTATGCTCCTCCGTTTAGGCTGTATTGGTAGGGGCTTGTTCCACCCGATCCGGTAATGGTTACTGAACCGCTATTGTCCCCAAAGCAAAGAACGTTGGTTTGGCTTGTGATTGAGCCAGCGACACCTGTAGCGGGTTCGGTAATTGTAACCGCAACATCTTGTGTACAAGTTTTGACATCACGCACAGTAACTGTATAAGCCCCCGCAGTTAATGTTCCAAATGTTCCACTTCCTTGGAATGCACCGCCGTTTAGACTATATTGATAAGGTGCTGTTCCACCGGCTCCAGCTACTGTAACTGAACCTGTATTATTTCCTTTACACAAAACGTTGATTTGTGCCGAAATGCTGCCACTTAATGCAGACGCAGGTTGAGTTATCGTTACGGCAACATTGCTTGTACAGGAATTTGCATCGCGAACGGTAACCGTGTATAAACCGGCTATAAGTGTACCAAATGTTCCGCTGACCTGATATGCGCCACCATTAAGACTATATTCATAAGGTACTGTTCCTCCAGCACCTGCCACGGTTACAGATCCATTGTTTCCTCCAAAGCAACTAACATTGACTTGAGAAGAGGTAGATACGGAAACAGCGGATGCGGGTTGGGTTATGTTTACCGGAACATTGAAAGTACAAAGGTTTGCATCGCGCACGGTAACAGTATTTGCACCAGCAGTTAATGTTCCAAAAGTGCCACTTGCTTGGTAGGTACCTCCATTAAGGCTGTATTGATAAGGTGTTGTTCCTGCTGATCCGGCAATAGTTACTGAACCATTGTTACCGCCATTACAAGAAACGTTGGTCTGTGCCGAAATGCTACCACTAAGTGCTGTTGGTTGTGTAATGGTCACTAATACATTAAAGGTACAAAGGTTTGCATCGCGCACGGTAACAGTATATGCACCGGCAGTTAATGTTCCAAAAGTCCCACTTGCTTGGAATGCTCCACCTATACTATACTGGTAAGTTACGGTTCCGCCCGATCCGGCAACGGTAACCGATCCATTATTTCCACCGTTACAACTAACGTTTGTTTGTCCCGAAATGCTACCACCAAGTGCTGTTGGCTGGGTTATGGTAACAGGAACATTTATGGTACATCCATTTACATCTTTAACTGTAACCGTATAACCTTTGGCTGTCAAAGTTGCAAAGATTCCACTTCCTTGAAAAGCACCACCATCGAGACTGTATTGATAAGGTCCAGCTCCTCCGGCACCCGCCACAGTAACCGATCCGTTATTTCCGCCACTACAACTCACGTTTGTTTGGGCCGAAACAGAACCACTTACCGCAATGGCTGGTTGTGTTAAGTTGTATGGGGCTAAATCGACAGTACATCCGTTAACATCCCTTATTCTTATGGAATGATTACCCGCTGCAAGGCCATTGAATGTCCCGGTGGCTTGATATGTACCGCCGTCAATTCTATACTCGTAAGGTGTAGTTCCTGTGCCTACTGTTGCTGTTGCTGTTATTGAGCCAGTGCTCTGGCCAAAACAGAGAATATCGGTATGAGCGGTAACAGAACCAGCTAAGGCAACTGGATTGATAATAGTGAGAGGACCTTGTGTTATTGGGCCGCAACTATTTACATCGTTCATCTCCACGGAGTAGTCTACGCCTGCAACTAATCCTGTAAATGTATAAGATCCGGCAACGGTTTGAGGCAAACCAACTGCAACGCCTCCTTTTTTAAGGGTGTAAGTATAGTTTGCTGTTCCACCGGTTGCTGTGGCTGTAATCTTTCCGTCATTTGCTCCAGAACAGGTTATATTTATTGGGGTGGCAACAAGAGAAAGTGCCGTTGGTTGCTCGACGAGATAGGAATTTGTTTTTGCAATTCCACTAGCGTCTTTAACGATAATAATATACTGTGCAGCTCTTATGTTTGAGAAAACAGCAACAGTACCGGGAAGTGTTTGAGTAAAATTATAAGAAAAATCACTTAGGTCGATAATTTGATATGTATAATTTGGGGATCCACCAGTAACGGTGATTGTCAGAGAACCATCGCTTAATCCAAAGCAGCTAACATCAACAACTGTAGCAACAATTGTTGTTACAACTCTTTTTGGTCCACCAGATGCTTGAATTACATTGCTTGGCTTCGATCCTTCAAGGAGTTTACCAGAAGCAGTAACGCTTCCATCGAGAATCTTAACCTTATCGAGAGTGATTGCTTGCTCATCAACTGTGAAGGAAGCTGTACCTGCAAAAAGTAAATTAGATTTTATCGGAGTTTTCGCAACAATTTTTTGCTCTCCGTTGGCAGTAAATACAATATTTCCATCAAAGCGGTTATCGATTTTATCTTGCAGCAGCAAGGATCCTCCTACTGCTAGTGAAGTATTTTTATCTCCCTGTAGGGTGGGATTTAATTTCTCTGTTCCTTTCCAGGTAAGATTGTTGCAGTATGCTGCTGCATCAATAGTTACCGTAGCCTCAGGTTGCGGAAACGACTTCTTGTCGAAAACCACATCGTTGGATAGGGTTGGCACCGCTGCACCTCCAGCGCCGCCGCTCGAAAACGCCCAGTGTGAAGGCTCGCTCCAGCTACCGCTACCGCTTACCCAGTATAGGGTTTGAGCCGTTGTGTTGGCTATTCCGGCGAGCAGGAAACAAAGAAAAAACGAAAGCTTGAGAGAGGTAGAGAATCTTTTCATATGGTGGTGCTTTGTTTTCGGCTGTTAGTAACTTTCTTCTACAATGTTAATAAAAAACCCTGTTGTTCTGAACTACTACTTAAGAAAAAACATATTTAATTACTCAAGTTCAGCCTTGTATGAGCATTTGTTTTTTCTTAAGTCGTTGAAAAATCAGGCCTTTCGGCGTTTTACTCGTTAATCAAAAATTAAACGAATTTATTCTTTTTTTTTTCAATTTCAATCACGAATTAACGTATTTGGTGCTTCTACGTTGGTTTTCACGTTAGGGTTCGGTCGCTCAAGAGGTTTTCATCGTCGCTTAATAGGTGGTTTAATACAAATTGCGCTAATGAAGTTCATTTTGCACCGATTCGTCGGAGAGTAGCTTCTTTCGGCTAAACAAAATCGGAATTTTTGCTGCAGCAAAGCCAATGATCAAAACCGTTATAAAAACAATGGCAATATCGCTCCAAATTATAGTTACCGGGTAAGCATCAATTACAAAAGATCCGCTACCTGAGAGCCTGAGCAACTTAAAGTGTTGCTGCGCTAGGCAAATGCCAAGGCCAAGCAGAATACCTATTGTAGCCCCAATGGTGGAGATTAGCCATCCCTCCAAAAGGAAGATGCGCTCTATGGTCTTGGGCGTTGCCCCTAGGCCCGAGAGTATTGCCGCATCGTGCTTCTTCTCAATAACTAATAGCGAGAGCGACATTATTACGTTGAACGATGCCACCAGTAGAATAAATGCAAGTATGAAAAATGCTACTACCTTTTCGGACTTCA contains:
- a CDS encoding T9SS type B sorting domain-containing protein produces the protein MKRFSTSLKLSFFLCFLLAGIANTTAQTLYWVSGSGSWSEPSHWAFSSGGAGGAAVPTLSNDVVFDKKSFPQPEATVTIDAAAYCNNLTWKGTEKLNPTLQGDKNTSLAVGGSLLLQDKIDNRFDGNIVFTANGEQKIVAKTPIKSNLLFAGTASFTVDEQAITLDKVKILDGSVTASGKLLEGSKPSNVIQASGGPKRVVTTIVATVVDVSCFGLSDGSLTITVTGGSPNYTYQIIDLSDFSYNFTQTLPGTVAVFSNIRAAQYIIIVKDASGIAKTNSYLVEQPTALSLVATPINITCSGANDGKITATATGGTANYTYTLKKGGVAVGLPQTVAGSYTFTGLVAGVDYSVEMNDVNSCGPITQGPLTIINPVALAGSVTAHTDILCFGQSTGSITATATVGTGTTPYEYRIDGGTYQATGTFNGLAAGNHSIRIRDVNGCTVDLAPYNLTQPAIAVSGSVSAQTNVSCSGGNNGSVTVAGAGGAGPYQYSLDGGAFQGSGIFATLTAKGYTVTVKDVNGCTINVPVTITQPTALGGSISGQTNVSCNGGNNGSVTVAGSGGTVTYQYSIGGAFQASGTFGTLTAGAYTVTVRDANLCTFNVLVTITQPTALSGSISAQTNVSCNGGNNGSVTIAGSAGTTPYQYSLNGGTYQASGTFGTLTAGANTVTVRDANLCTFNVPVNITQPASAVSVSTSSQVNVSCFGGNNGSVTVAGAGGTVPYEYSLNGGAYQVSGTFGTLIAGLYTVTVRDANSCTSNVAVTITQPASALSGSISAQINVLCKGNNTGSVTVAGAGGTAPYQYSLNGGAFQGSGTFGTLTAGAYTVTVRDVKTCTQDVAVTITEPATGVAGSITSQTNVLCFGDNSGSVTITGSGGTSPYQYSLNGGAYQASGTYSTLTSGPYTITVKDANGCTFIVPVTITQPANALTGSISSQTNVLCFGSLSGSVTITGVNGTLPYQYSFQGGAYAATNTFTNLAAGGYTVTVKDANGCLALVPITITQPALALSGTITAQTNVSCNGGNNGTVTVTGVGGTAPYQYSLDGGSYQASGTFGTLTAGSYTVTVKDANLCTNDVAITITQPVSAVTGSITTQTNINCFGGNDGAVTVAGAGGSLPYQYSINGGAYQASGTFGTLTAGAYTITVKDANSCTFDVSVTIIQPAASLTGSITSQTNLTCNGGNDGAVTVTASGGTAPYTYNIDGGTFGATATFTNLAGTAHTVIVKDANGCTFNIPVTLTQPAGINITSEVVVNVTGCFGNTNGSITLTASGGSGALTYSINGGTSFQATGSFLNIGAGSYQVIVKDSQGCTKNGSLLTVTQPTQVTFTNTTKDLTCNGSLNGEIHFTAAGGTPPYQYSILGGTPTSWKLLPDFTGLAAGTYSLKVKDANGCTTAAAIAKILQPAAIGTDGGTWQDVTTCNGANTGSITVNVTGGIPPFSFSINGGTTWQPTGVFLNLFAGTYSVIVKDGNGCTTTVGPNTINEPSKINITAEIVDDVTVCWYNTNGSIVVLATGGTGDLQFSIDGGTTWQADGFFNNLGVGTYQVAVKDDNGCIKNGSLLVVAGPPAIVIDPTTLVTNITCSGANDGKVNVVASGGTGTLSYSLDGGAPQATGAFTGLSAGNHTVVVSDGNDCVINYDFTITEPDAITFTSQAFTNITCNGANDGTITIVVAGGTAPYQYSIDGGLTFPNATGIFTGLGAGSFTVNVKDANGCILIGNTYVITNPAAITITSATSNNSGCFGSNSGTITVVAAGGSAPLSYTLMNGAVTVTTNATGAFTNVAAGTYTVEVSDANGCGPIVAGPFTITESTPITYTLAQTDLLCNGNPTGTITINITGGGTAPFTYLFDLGAVIPTITPDTKTATAINLLGGDHTITITDASGCDSTFTVTLVEPTLLTITPTGTNPLCSSAPWTGKITATSTGGTFSGANPKLYQLVRTSPTPWTSAWTTTPSFTALEPGDYTITVQDKNACEASASLTLVAPLPITITGIPVSVNPTCTDLGSITVAAQGGTPPFKFTLSPGGATITDMVQAVFTGLGANTYTISVTDKNSCAAAVTAPITLTAPSTLIITSVDVVNITPCFGGANGSLNINVAGATGTVQYSIDNGLTWFPTSLFTGLSADNYLVKVNDDNNCITGIPVAITQPDELIIIADPLLQVQPTVGNSDGEIHVTYSGGTPPVTFTISPNVGAQLTSGNFTGLPADTYTVTATDANGCSASTVIGLSDFTADITSTDVTCNGINDGTITITVGGTINFSITWTKDGLPYDAEMNAKYDGNGYKNLEPGVYVATVTDNISLKVIVLTPVTISEPAAIIITSVTVGAPDICAGKNQGIIAVEADPTGGPYEYSIDNGVTFVPTNVFSNLASGSYDVVVRVGLCTVAWGANPIVLDFGAIPEPIVVTQDPTSGAAVVCPDDETSTLVLTVSGGVPAYTYLWDDGSTSLNRTGLGKGDHTITVTDQNNCQLISTFSIGGPPAWSLTAVYDSVTCRYIPYGSSLSTMQRGKITVTASGASPGYIYDWQRISNDEATLPPFQFAGNVASDLYPSTSSFDQIYYVVNVTDAKDCKHSESYTLPYKVHIKTQIVSARMSNLIPVEYWDRDTACYNGHLLLSLDTLPVHRNFDSVFGWSSTEDNLVGINITNDSINPIFRDTTYIKAVVTKTVDGETCLDWDTLKVHLYPRLGVKIIKDEKFESENTIVLPESVSYNFTSTITADNIHPLIYSWGDLANYSPSIFTTWDNPNQTSIIIPPGYPLEKIDKHLYATIYAIALDTVTKCIDTSAVKVKVLKNINIPNAFSPNGDGINDTWAIWDITGVPINFLFPKMEVEVFNRWGSRVFYSSGYNKPWDGKAMNGGELPVGTYYFVIQYNKDGYANEVGSVTILR